In Vibrio bathopelagicus, one DNA window encodes the following:
- the yciH gene encoding stress response translation initiation inhibitor YciH, with translation MSLVYSTETGRITPEEEKVQRPKGDGIVRIQKETKGRKGKGVSVVTGLDLDDAPLKLMAAELKKVCGCGGSVKDGNIEIQGDARDKIKAHLEKKGYKVKFAGG, from the coding sequence ATGAGCCTAGTATATTCAACAGAAACAGGTCGCATCACACCTGAAGAAGAGAAAGTCCAACGTCCTAAAGGCGATGGTATTGTTCGAATCCAAAAAGAAACCAAAGGCCGTAAAGGCAAAGGCGTTTCTGTCGTAACTGGCTTAGACCTAGATGACGCTCCATTAAAACTAATGGCTGCAGAACTTAAAAAAGTGTGCGGCTGTGGCGGCTCGGTTAAAGATGGCAACATCGAGATTCAAGGCGACGCGCGTGACAAGATCAAAGCGCACCTTGAAAAGAAAGGCTACAAAGTTAAATTCGCTGGCGGTTAA
- a CDS encoding conjugal transfer protein TraF — protein sequence MKKTTKLLATSIAFASLPLSAANYAIEARGDAMGGVGVVSANFLTAPFYNPALVAIYRRNDDMGMITPSFGGSYNDPNDMKSNIDSVVDASNTADLDAALNKLDGNQANVELGGVVAFALPNQFVAANLFAKAYTESFATPNVYTTGSDEDKVELSTVEAVSIGVAEVGISLAKYQTFMGQHISFGITPKIQRIYTYNYVASVNDYDLSDVRENSDGDTAFNMDAGALWFFGPFRVGVAATNLISRDIETKDTTRTLTSSTSSATHQVGGKYTYQLEPVYTVGAGIVSDYFTLSVDYDLNETEKFTSFEDNEQMIRVGTEVDLLRQLKLRGGYYKNLAYSDSEGTVTAGIGISPLNLFQLDLSANYTNENAMGASINFLASY from the coding sequence ATGAAAAAAACTACTAAACTACTCGCAACGTCAATTGCATTCGCCAGTCTTCCTCTTTCAGCAGCAAACTACGCCATTGAAGCGCGTGGTGATGCGATGGGTGGTGTTGGTGTTGTTTCTGCAAACTTCTTAACCGCTCCATTCTATAACCCAGCATTGGTTGCTATCTATCGTCGTAACGATGATATGGGCATGATTACGCCAAGTTTTGGTGGTAGCTATAACGACCCTAACGACATGAAGTCGAACATCGATAGTGTCGTTGATGCATCAAACACTGCAGACTTAGACGCCGCACTGAATAAACTGGATGGCAATCAAGCCAACGTTGAACTGGGTGGTGTTGTTGCGTTCGCACTTCCTAACCAGTTTGTTGCTGCAAACCTTTTCGCGAAAGCCTACACAGAATCATTTGCGACACCTAACGTTTACACAACAGGTTCCGATGAAGACAAAGTTGAACTGTCTACCGTTGAAGCTGTTTCTATTGGTGTCGCAGAAGTCGGCATTTCTTTAGCAAAATACCAAACTTTTATGGGCCAACACATCTCATTTGGTATTACACCTAAGATCCAACGTATTTACACATACAACTATGTCGCGTCGGTTAATGATTACGATCTGTCTGACGTTAGAGAAAACAGTGATGGCGACACTGCATTTAACATGGATGCTGGTGCGCTTTGGTTCTTCGGCCCGTTCCGAGTCGGTGTTGCAGCAACCAACTTGATCTCACGAGACATCGAAACCAAAGATACGACGAGAACGTTAACCAGCAGCACAAGTAGTGCGACACACCAAGTTGGCGGTAAATACACTTACCAACTTGAACCGGTTTACACCGTTGGTGCAGGTATCGTGTCTGACTACTTTACGTTGAGTGTCGATTACGATTTGAATGAGACTGAAAAGTTTACTTCGTTTGAAGACAACGAACAGATGATTCGTGTTGGTACCGAAGTCGATCTTCTACGTCAGCTTAAGTTAAGGGGAGGGTACTATAAGAACCTGGCTTACTCTGATTCAGAAGGAACAGTCACAGCCGGTATTGGTATCTCGCCACTCAACTTGTTCCAGTTAGATCTAAGTGCGAACTACACAAACGAAAATGCAATGGGTGCTTCAATCAATTTCCTTGCTAGTTACTAA
- a CDS encoding SPOR domain-containing protein produces the protein MKKFAIATLPLLLAACVSDDYVTNVTSDSYQEEYKTAKVEAPVVSQSEQTGVVEENVVNVIKTQPVEQKVTQTTRAKPVAVVTGPTKKQQDMNQRFGYTVQVVAVGSQTKVDSFVKMLPTTSQPVWENYKMVNGTKWFTVLYGDYATRLEAKKAISTLPTTFQNLKPFVKSIDDIKNSEYPTLNKLN, from the coding sequence ATGAAAAAATTTGCAATTGCGACTTTGCCACTGCTCTTGGCTGCATGTGTATCTGACGACTACGTGACTAATGTAACTTCAGATAGCTATCAAGAAGAGTACAAAACTGCCAAAGTTGAAGCTCCAGTTGTATCTCAATCTGAGCAAACAGGCGTTGTTGAAGAAAATGTCGTCAACGTTATCAAGACCCAACCTGTTGAACAGAAAGTAACTCAAACGACTAGGGCTAAACCCGTTGCAGTAGTAACAGGCCCAACCAAGAAACAGCAAGACATGAACCAGCGTTTTGGTTACACAGTTCAAGTTGTTGCTGTTGGCAGCCAGACTAAAGTCGATTCTTTCGTGAAAATGCTACCAACGACTTCTCAACCAGTTTGGGAAAACTACAAAATGGTTAACGGCACTAAGTGGTTCACCGTCCTTTACGGTGATTACGCGACACGCTTAGAAGCTAAAAAGGCAATTTCGACTCTGCCAACCACTTTCCAAAACTTGAAGCCGTTCGTTAAGAGCATTGATGACATCAAAAACTCTGAATACCCAACGCTTAACAAGTTGAACTAA
- a CDS encoding YoaH family protein, whose protein sequence is MLNDLPTLSHEEQQKAVERIQEMMTQGISTAQAIKIVAEQIREEMSNKEE, encoded by the coding sequence ATGCTAAACGACTTACCAACCCTTTCTCACGAAGAACAACAGAAAGCTGTTGAACGAATTCAAGAAATGATGACTCAGGGCATCAGCACAGCACAAGCTATCAAAATCGTTGCTGAGCAAATTCGTGAAGAAATGAGTAATAAAGAAGAGTAG
- a CDS encoding helix-turn-helix domain-containing protein — translation MNSSFYRDYRETQHKALLVRGCKIWTDEERHEIKELYASGRSYRDIAEHFGVSYPSVSKQILMLGLSSRRKPYSPRDKDYIRKHHATKSYKQIAKDLGRSYGGVRRFAAKMGLEHNCGESHRLCKFSDNDIELMRQLHDDGCSVIDIALKMEAHYDYVSSVVNYKSRAYISVQ, via the coding sequence ATGAATTCTTCTTTTTACCGTGATTATAGAGAAACTCAACATAAGGCTTTATTGGTTCGTGGTTGTAAAATTTGGACGGATGAGGAGCGTCATGAGATTAAAGAACTCTATGCTTCAGGGCGTTCTTATCGTGATATAGCTGAGCATTTTGGTGTTAGCTATCCCTCTGTTTCAAAGCAAATTTTGATGCTAGGTCTTTCTTCTAGGCGTAAGCCGTATTCACCTCGAGATAAGGATTACATCAGGAAGCATCATGCGACTAAGTCCTATAAACAGATTGCAAAGGATTTAGGTCGTAGCTATGGGGGTGTTAGGCGTTTTGCTGCTAAGATGGGGCTTGAACACAATTGTGGGGAGTCACATCGTCTTTGTAAGTTTTCAGATAATGATATTGAGCTCATGCGACAGCTTCACGATGATGGTTGTAGCGTTATTGATATCGCTTTGAAGATGGAAGCTCATTATGATTATGTTTCATCAGTTGTTAACTACAAGTCTCGCGCTTACATTTCTGTTCAATAA
- a CDS encoding DUF3653 domain-containing protein → MNIYVRSYLPLDHRWNGFRVHFDRTTLITPERREFNPKQLLSFSY, encoded by the coding sequence ATGAACATTTACGTTCGCAGTTACTTGCCCTTAGATCATCGTTGGAATGGATTTAGGGTTCACTTTGACCGTACGACCTTGATCACGCCGGAACGACGCGAGTTTAATCCGAAACAATTGCTTAGTTTTTCGTATTGA
- a CDS encoding LysR family transcriptional regulator — protein sequence MHSPITLEALHILDAIDRRGSFAAAANEMDRAPSSLSYQIQKLEQDLDIMIFDRSGHRANFTEAGQLILEQGRIILGATEQLVNDASILANGWELDLTIAFDGIIPIANFFPLVDELGKISKTRVRLQEEILAGCWESLTDGRADLLVCPKLDTIPNDMKSDIIGKMEMVWVAASNHYVHKRSGEFDQKARESYRVIAIADTARDQPALTRNILEKQPRLTVTSFPAKVEALTTGLGIGTLPSSIAKPLIESGVLQQISGTEPQPIDIVMAWRRNKMGDAKSWCIQHLKKTWALK from the coding sequence ATGCATAGCCCAATAACACTTGAAGCACTACATATACTGGATGCCATCGATCGTCGTGGGAGTTTTGCCGCTGCAGCGAATGAAATGGACCGAGCACCTTCTTCATTGAGTTATCAAATCCAGAAATTAGAACAAGACTTGGATATCATGATTTTTGACCGCTCAGGCCACCGTGCAAATTTCACAGAAGCGGGGCAGTTAATATTAGAGCAAGGTAGGATTATTCTTGGCGCCACTGAACAACTCGTTAACGACGCGAGTATTCTTGCTAATGGCTGGGAGTTAGATTTAACCATCGCTTTTGATGGCATTATTCCGATTGCTAATTTCTTCCCGCTAGTCGATGAGTTAGGCAAAATCAGTAAGACACGTGTTCGTTTGCAAGAGGAAATCTTAGCGGGTTGTTGGGAGTCTCTCACAGATGGCCGAGCCGATTTATTGGTATGTCCCAAGCTCGACACGATTCCAAACGATATGAAAAGTGACATAATTGGTAAGATGGAAATGGTATGGGTCGCGGCATCAAACCACTACGTTCACAAGCGTTCTGGCGAGTTCGATCAAAAAGCGAGGGAAAGTTACAGGGTTATTGCAATTGCAGACACAGCCCGCGATCAACCCGCTTTAACTCGTAATATTCTAGAGAAACAACCTCGTTTAACCGTGACAAGCTTTCCAGCAAAAGTAGAGGCTCTGACAACTGGCTTAGGGATTGGCACCTTGCCGAGTAGTATTGCTAAGCCGCTGATTGAATCTGGCGTTCTACAGCAGATTTCGGGAACAGAGCCGCAACCTATCGATATCGTGATGGCTTGGCGACGCAACAAAATGGGCGACGCCAAATCTTGGTGTATCCAACATCTTAAAAAGACATGGGCGTTAAAGTAA
- a CDS encoding DUF3319 domain-containing protein — translation MANSIYRSVHLQSTDATNTVWRAKLKNNVIQGNLAAVKKSIDWWIETASIIDPKEFTTLNKSRGTGGSTENFNGYQIKNDTGEPNAWYCMFNGRLIKGGKIAIQRHIEAYLLAKQKAEQQKK, via the coding sequence ATGGCTAATTCAATTTATCGAAGCGTCCATCTGCAATCGACGGATGCTACAAACACGGTTTGGCGTGCGAAGTTAAAAAATAATGTTATTCAGGGCAATTTAGCTGCCGTTAAGAAGAGTATTGATTGGTGGATTGAAACCGCATCTATTATTGATCCTAAAGAATTCACTACCTTAAACAAGTCGAGAGGTACTGGTGGCTCGACTGAAAACTTCAACGGCTACCAAATCAAGAACGACACCGGTGAGCCTAATGCGTGGTATTGCATGTTTAACGGACGCTTAATTAAAGGTGGCAAAATTGCAATCCAGCGTCATATAGAAGCTTACTTACTCGCAAAACAAAAAGCAGAGCAACAAAAGAAGTAA
- a CDS encoding replication initiation factor domain-containing protein, whose protein sequence is MKKNIFTVEELQIDTEATPFVFVDYLSFSFPYSSLRHAHKSDLSNPCWAPLPKPTYQRVRCPKRKAKLEDLYRSKWRVAMLDRLEVFCLHVLGLRMSPWREKGLNGYEDSCHLTPKHSRQHVGFVALGGNRDTCYIQLEGLGCRSLVEHTSLFRLHWWLQLLDCSKLSRIDLAVDDFHGLFGRDYAKKAYSDDAFRTSSRGRTPVAGERVFKEANGRVVNESFEVGSRQSRVYWRIYNKAAQLGLDMYWFRNEVELKDFPIDVLLDISGYFAGICDFSASIVASCPVKVITKKSSIALDIHGRAKWARRQVGRTLADLAKYFDGDIEKVFGLLVSSEHQDSEFSLPDIHQKLLKEITG, encoded by the coding sequence ATGAAAAAGAATATTTTTACAGTAGAAGAGCTACAAATCGACACTGAGGCTACGCCTTTCGTTTTTGTTGATTACTTGTCTTTTTCATTTCCGTACTCATCACTCCGTCATGCTCACAAGTCTGATTTGTCTAATCCTTGTTGGGCACCATTACCAAAACCAACGTATCAGCGTGTTCGTTGTCCTAAGCGAAAAGCAAAACTAGAGGATCTTTATCGTTCTAAATGGCGCGTTGCCATGCTTGACCGTTTGGAAGTTTTTTGTCTTCACGTTTTAGGTTTGAGAATGTCTCCGTGGCGTGAAAAGGGGCTTAATGGTTATGAGGATTCCTGTCATTTGACTCCTAAACATTCTCGTCAGCACGTTGGTTTTGTGGCTCTCGGTGGTAACCGTGATACCTGTTATATACAGCTTGAAGGGCTAGGGTGTCGTTCTCTTGTTGAGCATACATCTTTGTTTCGTTTGCATTGGTGGTTACAGCTTCTCGATTGCTCGAAGCTTTCTCGTATTGATTTGGCTGTCGATGATTTTCACGGTCTTTTTGGTCGTGATTATGCAAAGAAAGCCTATTCAGATGATGCGTTTAGAACTAGTTCAAGAGGTAGAACGCCAGTTGCTGGCGAACGTGTTTTTAAAGAGGCTAATGGTCGTGTTGTTAATGAATCGTTTGAAGTGGGTAGTCGTCAATCTAGGGTTTACTGGCGTATTTATAACAAGGCTGCTCAATTAGGGCTTGATATGTATTGGTTTCGCAATGAGGTGGAATTGAAGGACTTTCCTATTGATGTTCTGCTCGATATTAGCGGTTATTTTGCCGGAATTTGCGATTTCTCGGCTTCAATCGTGGCTTCTTGCCCTGTAAAGGTGATCACAAAAAAGTCTTCAATCGCTCTCGATATTCACGGGAGAGCAAAGTGGGCGCGTCGTCAGGTTGGTCGAACGCTTGCGGATTTAGCTAAATATTTTGATGGGGATATTGAAAAGGTTTTCGGTCTCCTCGTGTCCAGTGAACATCAGGATTCGGAGTTTAGTCTTCCTGATATTCATCAAAAATTACTTAAAGAAATAACGGGGTAG
- a CDS encoding helix-turn-helix domain-containing protein, producing the protein MFEDKIKWLREGRKMRQEDVAKAIGITKSTYIKYEKGTQSPQLEVVEKIARLYGVSVSELVGGEKPSLNEQLNSRMELIDKLEDEEKKSIMLIIDGLIYRRQNIELSKTL; encoded by the coding sequence ATGTTTGAAGATAAAATAAAGTGGCTTAGAGAGGGTAGAAAAATGCGACAAGAAGATGTTGCAAAAGCTATCGGCATTACAAAATCAACATACATAAAGTATGAAAAAGGCACCCAATCCCCGCAATTAGAAGTGGTGGAAAAAATAGCAAGGCTATATGGGGTCTCAGTCTCAGAGCTAGTAGGAGGAGAAAAACCATCCTTAAACGAGCAGTTAAACTCAAGAATGGAGTTAATAGATAAACTGGAGGATGAGGAAAAAAAATCAATAATGCTAATAATTGACGGTCTGATATACAGAAGACAAAACATCGAGTTATCAAAAACACTATAG
- a CDS encoding tyrosine-type recombinase/integrase translates to MRKKVPILSDSVIINSFVENLNSNASVEIIDELTGYQYSRNSLLGIYSDWNRYHAFCAKKRINTLPASVTAIRRFLETESNDRKYASLKRYTATLSLLHTVLGFANPIKHRQVRFTLLHLQAQMAGDAKQTNAMTSAHLTELNTLLSHDKANLREIRDIAIYNVMFECALKRSELKLLSTSDVESTDSDYQITIKDSVYQLSQVASVALERWLAFTGTQVDLPVFRAIDKHENIGLQTLDDSSIYRILRRASDLLQLSENHHFSGNSIRVGAAQELSKQGLKVREIQDFGRWLSPAMPAQYVGNFDNAEREKMKFKAILPWQ, encoded by the coding sequence TTGAGAAAAAAAGTCCCTATTTTATCTGACTCTGTGATAATCAATTCATTTGTCGAAAATTTGAACAGCAATGCGTCAGTTGAAATTATAGACGAGTTAACAGGATACCAATATTCTCGCAATTCACTGTTGGGCATCTACAGTGATTGGAATCGCTACCACGCGTTCTGTGCTAAAAAACGCATTAACACTCTTCCTGCCTCTGTGACGGCAATTCGTCGTTTCCTAGAGACTGAATCCAATGACAGAAAATACGCATCGTTAAAACGTTACACTGCAACGCTTAGTTTGTTGCACACTGTGCTCGGCTTCGCTAACCCTATCAAACATCGGCAAGTTCGCTTTACCCTACTCCACTTACAAGCTCAAATGGCCGGTGATGCTAAGCAAACCAACGCCATGACGTCTGCGCACCTCACTGAATTGAACACGCTGCTTTCGCATGACAAAGCCAACTTAAGGGAAATTCGCGATATTGCTATTTATAATGTGATGTTCGAGTGTGCTTTAAAGCGTTCAGAACTCAAGTTGTTATCAACCAGTGATGTTGAGAGTACCGACAGTGATTATCAGATAACGATTAAAGATTCTGTGTACCAGCTTTCACAAGTCGCGAGTGTTGCACTTGAGCGTTGGCTTGCATTTACTGGAACACAAGTTGATCTACCTGTATTTCGTGCGATAGACAAGCATGAAAACATCGGGCTTCAAACTTTGGATGATTCTTCTATCTATCGAATCTTGCGCAGAGCGAGTGACTTACTACAGCTTTCAGAAAATCATCACTTCTCAGGAAATTCAATTCGCGTTGGCGCAGCACAAGAACTGTCGAAACAAGGTCTTAAGGTGAGAGAGATTCAGGATTTTGGTCGTTGGCTCAGTCCTGCTATGCCAGCTCAATACGTTGGCAATTTTGATAATGCAGAGCGTGAAAAAATGAAGTTTAAAGCGATTCTTCCCTGGCAGTAA
- a CDS encoding D-alanine--D-alanine ligase has translation MNTTNILLLCGGGSSEHEVSLVSANYLFEQLNSVADFNVIRVEIKNEGWCLDSGELVYLDINNQTLRGDELDSKVDFIVPCIHGFPGETGDIQSLFELAKIPYLGCGSEASNNSFNKITSKLWYDALGIPNTPYLFLSDNTEQTHSQATQAFENWGKVFVKAARQGSSVGCYQVNQVEDLSEAINKAFTFSDQVLVEKSVVPRELEVAAYELDGKLYISKPGEVIAPNGAFYSYEEKYSADSHSITEVEANNLTDEQRELIADSARKVFTQMKLRHLSRIDFFLTQDNEIYLNEVNTFPGMTPISMFPKMVEHDGPKFSQFLENCVRTSLA, from the coding sequence ATGAACACCACAAACATCCTTCTACTTTGCGGCGGTGGATCTTCAGAGCATGAAGTATCTTTAGTTTCAGCCAATTACCTTTTTGAACAACTCAATAGCGTTGCAGATTTTAACGTTATAAGAGTTGAGATCAAAAACGAAGGCTGGTGTCTTGATTCAGGTGAATTGGTTTATCTCGATATCAACAATCAAACTTTACGTGGTGATGAACTCGATTCAAAAGTAGATTTCATTGTGCCATGTATTCACGGCTTCCCAGGTGAAACGGGCGACATCCAGTCACTGTTTGAACTGGCGAAAATTCCGTATCTAGGTTGTGGTTCTGAAGCAAGTAACAACAGCTTCAACAAGATCACGTCGAAGCTTTGGTATGACGCACTGGGCATTCCAAACACACCATATCTGTTCCTATCAGACAACACAGAGCAAACTCACTCACAAGCAACTCAAGCCTTTGAAAATTGGGGTAAGGTATTTGTGAAAGCGGCTCGTCAAGGTTCTTCAGTTGGCTGTTATCAAGTAAACCAAGTAGAAGATCTAAGCGAAGCAATCAATAAGGCGTTTACTTTCTCAGATCAAGTACTTGTCGAAAAGTCAGTCGTTCCAAGAGAACTGGAAGTTGCTGCTTATGAACTTGACGGTAAGCTTTACATCAGCAAGCCGGGCGAGGTGATTGCACCGAATGGCGCATTCTATTCTTACGAAGAGAAATACAGTGCAGACAGCCACTCAATTACTGAAGTGGAAGCAAATAACCTAACTGATGAACAACGTGAATTGATTGCAGACAGCGCGCGCAAAGTCTTCACTCAAATGAAGCTTCGTCATTTATCGCGTATCGACTTCTTCTTAACACAAGATAATGAGATCTACCTGAACGAAGTGAATACGTTCCCGGGTATGACGCCGATTTCTATGTTCCCTAAAATGGTCGAACATGATGGACCTAAATTTAGTCAGTTCTTAGAGAACTGCGTTAGAACGAGCCTTGCTTAG
- a CDS encoding bifunctional acetate--CoA ligase family protein/GNAT family N-acetyltransferase has translation MNHLDPLLKPRSIAVVGASQRETRAGYIVMNNLLHGDFKGAVMPVTPKYDSVAGVLSYKNILSLPIVPDLAILCTNATRNVGIFEELAEKGIASVIVLSSDMHQHSENGETFDSRCLAIAKKHNIRVLGSNSLGIIVPWLNLNASFSPVTALPGKIAFVSQSAAVCTTILDWANDKEIGFSAFISIGNGSDIEFSELLDYLSTDSHTEAILLYVDSISDARRFISAARAASRNRRILVLKGGRTAKGRAAAMAHTGGADTLDIIYDSAIRRSGMLRVKNLHELFAAVETLTHSVPLRGERLAIVTNGGGPAIMAVDTLFDRGGKLAELSEQTLDKLSNVLPSSWSHSNPIDIVGDAGDQRYIDTINTLLDGDEADAILIMHSPSAIAHSAKTAERIIEAIKKHPRHKRFNILTNWSGELTARPARKLFTEAGIPTYRTPESSVVAFMHLVEYRRNQRQLMETPTTAEKVHIEDLADAKNWIERQLLDKDTVSLDTHQNSQFFKHFNLDVLPTWIASDPSEAVHIAETIGYPVAVKLRSPDIAHKSDVQGVMLNLRNSSEVANAAQAILDRSQLSFPTAHIHGLLVQGMAKLAGGQELRVKVTTDETFGPIILLGQGGSEWDESIDAAAAFPPLNMTLARYLIIRAIKSGKIRLQKLPNPIDIEGLSELLVRISQMVVDCPEIHDLDIHPVLANGDKFTILDADIILKAYEGDPQERLAIRPYPVELEETIQLKDGTEVLLRPILPEDEPLHADFINRVSKEDLYKRFFSDVGEFNHEALANFTQIDFDREIAFVVVRKEQGVPAIIGVSRALINPENTDAEFAILIRSDLKGVGLGRILMTKVIDYCRAKQTKQMSGMTMPTNRGMLTLAQKLGFKLDISFEDGTADMVLPLL, from the coding sequence ATGAATCATCTTGATCCCCTCCTTAAACCCCGCTCAATCGCAGTTGTTGGCGCTTCTCAACGAGAAACCCGAGCGGGATATATCGTTATGAACAATTTGTTGCACGGGGATTTTAAAGGTGCGGTGATGCCAGTTACTCCGAAATACGATTCTGTGGCCGGTGTACTTTCTTACAAGAACATTTTGTCGTTACCTATTGTTCCAGATCTCGCGATTTTGTGTACCAACGCGACACGCAATGTCGGCATCTTTGAAGAGTTGGCCGAGAAAGGTATTGCGTCCGTGATTGTGCTCTCTTCCGACATGCACCAACACAGTGAAAACGGCGAAACGTTTGATTCAAGATGCCTAGCGATAGCGAAAAAACATAACATTCGAGTGTTAGGCTCGAATAGCTTGGGGATTATTGTCCCTTGGCTCAATTTGAACGCCTCTTTCTCTCCAGTGACTGCGCTACCCGGTAAAATCGCGTTTGTTTCTCAGTCTGCGGCTGTTTGTACCACAATTCTTGATTGGGCGAACGACAAAGAGATTGGCTTCTCTGCATTCATCTCGATTGGTAATGGCAGTGATATTGAGTTTTCAGAGCTATTGGATTATTTGAGTACCGATTCGCATACCGAAGCGATTTTGCTTTATGTCGATAGCATTAGTGATGCGAGGCGCTTTATATCTGCAGCACGTGCGGCTTCACGTAACAGACGAATTTTGGTGTTAAAAGGCGGTCGAACCGCCAAAGGCAGAGCGGCAGCCATGGCACACACAGGTGGAGCCGACACATTAGACATCATTTATGACTCAGCCATTCGACGCAGCGGCATGCTCCGTGTTAAGAACTTGCATGAACTGTTTGCCGCAGTAGAAACGCTGACTCATTCGGTGCCATTGCGTGGTGAACGTCTCGCTATCGTCACCAATGGCGGTGGCCCTGCAATTATGGCCGTGGATACCCTATTCGACCGTGGTGGTAAGCTTGCTGAACTATCCGAGCAAACTCTAGATAAACTGAGTAATGTATTGCCATCGAGTTGGTCGCATAGCAATCCTATCGACATTGTCGGTGATGCTGGTGATCAGCGTTATATAGATACGATTAACACACTGCTTGATGGCGATGAAGCCGATGCCATTCTTATCATGCACAGCCCTTCTGCTATCGCACATTCTGCCAAAACCGCTGAGCGAATTATTGAAGCGATTAAGAAGCACCCTCGTCATAAGCGATTCAATATATTAACCAATTGGTCTGGTGAACTGACAGCAAGGCCTGCAAGAAAACTGTTCACAGAAGCGGGTATTCCAACCTATCGAACGCCAGAAAGTTCTGTGGTCGCCTTCATGCACTTGGTCGAGTACAGACGTAACCAACGCCAGCTAATGGAAACGCCAACGACAGCTGAAAAAGTTCACATTGAAGACTTGGCCGATGCGAAAAACTGGATAGAACGCCAACTACTGGATAAAGACACAGTTAGCCTTGATACCCATCAAAACAGTCAGTTTTTCAAGCACTTCAACTTAGATGTTCTACCAACTTGGATCGCCTCTGACCCAAGTGAAGCGGTACATATTGCTGAAACGATTGGTTATCCCGTTGCGGTAAAACTGCGTTCGCCAGACATCGCGCATAAATCAGATGTACAAGGCGTGATGCTCAATTTACGAAACAGCAGTGAAGTGGCGAATGCAGCTCAAGCGATTCTCGATCGATCTCAATTGTCGTTCCCTACCGCGCATATTCATGGTTTATTGGTTCAAGGAATGGCTAAGCTTGCGGGCGGGCAAGAGTTACGCGTGAAAGTAACAACCGATGAAACCTTTGGCCCTATCATTTTGCTTGGCCAAGGTGGGTCAGAGTGGGATGAATCGATTGATGCCGCTGCTGCTTTCCCACCGCTGAATATGACGCTGGCTCGTTATTTGATTATTCGAGCGATAAAAAGCGGCAAGATTCGCCTACAGAAATTACCTAACCCGATCGACATTGAAGGGCTCTCTGAGTTGCTGGTTCGTATCTCTCAAATGGTGGTTGATTGCCCTGAAATACATGATTTGGATATCCATCCCGTACTGGCCAATGGTGACAAGTTCACGATATTGGATGCAGATATCATTTTGAAAGCTTATGAGGGAGACCCGCAAGAAAGGCTCGCGATTCGCCCATACCCAGTCGAACTGGAAGAAACAATACAGTTAAAAGATGGTACTGAGGTGCTGCTGCGCCCTATTCTTCCAGAAGATGAACCGCTTCACGCTGACTTTATTAACCGAGTCTCTAAAGAGGACCTGTATAAGCGTTTCTTTAGTGATGTTGGTGAATTCAATCATGAGGCATTAGCTAACTTTACTCAGATCGATTTCGATAGAGAGATTGCTTTTGTGGTCGTTCGTAAGGAACAAGGTGTGCCTGCAATTATCGGTGTTTCAAGAGCACTGATTAACCCTGAGAACACGGATGCAGAGTTTGCGATACTGATACGGTCTGATCTGAAAGGTGTAGGCTTAGGTCGCATACTGATGACTAAGGTTATCGATTACTGTCGCGCTAAACAGACTAAGCAAATGTCGGGAATGACGATGCCAACGAATAGAGGGATGCTGACGCTAGCTCAAAAGCTTGGTTTTAAGCTAGATATCAGTTTTGAAGATGGTACGGCAGATATGGTGTTACCGTTACTTTAA